One Oncorhynchus masou masou isolate Uvic2021 chromosome 18, UVic_Omas_1.1, whole genome shotgun sequence DNA window includes the following coding sequences:
- the LOC135505227 gene encoding RPE-retinal G protein-coupled receptor-like isoform X2, translated as MICPEKCFEDSSSNYSNLAASNHPRLLGFFLNAISILAYINVKQMRTPSNFLVFNLAVADIMLNINGLIAAYASLYYRHWPWGQDGCSNHAFMGMTAVLASISFLATIAWDRYHQYVTNQKLFWSTAWTISIIIWGLAIFWAVVPLIGWGVYDFEPMRTCCTLDYTKGDMDYITYMGALTVFYLIFPAYVMKSNYDAIHAYFKKIHKHRWNTSIPLRVLLFCWGPYEIMCIYACFSNARLVSPKLRMLLPVLAKTNPIFNAWLYSFGNEFYRGGVWQFLTGQKFTEPVVVKLKGR; from the exons ATGATTTGTCCCGAGAAATGCTTTGAAGATTCTTCAAGTAATTACAGCAATTTGGCAGCTTCAAATCATCCAC GTCTTCTTGGATTCTTCCTCAACGCCATTTCAATATTGGCCTATATTAACGTCAAGCAAATGCGAACTCCCAGTAATTTTCTTGTGTTTAACCTTGCTGTGGCTGACATTATGCTCAATATAAACGGCCTGATCGCTGCTTACGCCAGTTTATATTATAG ACACTGGCCCTGGGGCCAAGACGGATGTAGCAACCACGCCTTCATGGGGATGACAGCAGTTCTGGCCTCTATCAGTTTCCTGGCTACCATCGCCTGGGACAGATATCACCAATATGTGACCA ATCAGAAGCTGTTTTGGAGCACGGCCTGGACTATTTCAATCATTATCTGGGGGTTGGCCATCTTCTGGGCGGTCGTCCCTCTGATTGGTTGGGGAGTTTATGACTTTGAGCCCATGAGGACGTGCTGCACACTAGACTACACCAAAGGAGACAT GGACTACATTACCTATATGGGGGCCCTGACGGTCTTCTACCTTATCTTCCCTGCTTATGTCATGAAGTCCAACTACGACGCCATTCACGCATACTTCAAGAAGATCCACAAGCACAGG TGGAACACCAGCATACCACTGAGGGTTCTGTTGTTCTGCTGGGGACCCTACGAAATCATGTGCATCTACGCCTGCTTTAGCAACGCCAGACTGGTCTCTCCAAAGCTGAGAATG TTGCTTCCTGTTTTGGCGAAAACGAACCCTATTTTCAACGCGTGGCTCTATTCCTTTGGGAACGAGTTCTACAGAGGAGGGGTGTGGCAGTTCCTGACTGGCCAGAAGTTTACCGAGCCGGTCGTTGTGAAGTTAAAAGGAAGATAA
- the LOC135505227 gene encoding RPE-retinal G protein-coupled receptor-like isoform X1: MAAYTLPEGFSDFDMFAFGSALLVGGLLGFFLNAISILAYINVKQMRTPSNFLVFNLAVADIMLNINGLIAAYASLYYRHWPWGQDGCSNHAFMGMTAVLASISFLATIAWDRYHQYVTNQKLFWSTAWTISIIIWGLAIFWAVVPLIGWGVYDFEPMRTCCTLDYTKGDMDYITYMGALTVFYLIFPAYVMKSNYDAIHAYFKKIHKHRWNTSIPLRVLLFCWGPYEIMCIYACFSNARLVSPKLRMLLPVLAKTNPIFNAWLYSFGNEFYRGGVWQFLTGQKFTEPVVVKLKGR, from the exons ATGGCAGCATACACATTACCGGAGGGATTCTCCGATTTTGACATGTTTGCATTCGGCTCAGCTCTTCTTGTTGGGG GTCTTCTTGGATTCTTCCTCAACGCCATTTCAATATTGGCCTATATTAACGTCAAGCAAATGCGAACTCCCAGTAATTTTCTTGTGTTTAACCTTGCTGTGGCTGACATTATGCTCAATATAAACGGCCTGATCGCTGCTTACGCCAGTTTATATTATAG ACACTGGCCCTGGGGCCAAGACGGATGTAGCAACCACGCCTTCATGGGGATGACAGCAGTTCTGGCCTCTATCAGTTTCCTGGCTACCATCGCCTGGGACAGATATCACCAATATGTGACCA ATCAGAAGCTGTTTTGGAGCACGGCCTGGACTATTTCAATCATTATCTGGGGGTTGGCCATCTTCTGGGCGGTCGTCCCTCTGATTGGTTGGGGAGTTTATGACTTTGAGCCCATGAGGACGTGCTGCACACTAGACTACACCAAAGGAGACAT GGACTACATTACCTATATGGGGGCCCTGACGGTCTTCTACCTTATCTTCCCTGCTTATGTCATGAAGTCCAACTACGACGCCATTCACGCATACTTCAAGAAGATCCACAAGCACAGG TGGAACACCAGCATACCACTGAGGGTTCTGTTGTTCTGCTGGGGACCCTACGAAATCATGTGCATCTACGCCTGCTTTAGCAACGCCAGACTGGTCTCTCCAAAGCTGAGAATG TTGCTTCCTGTTTTGGCGAAAACGAACCCTATTTTCAACGCGTGGCTCTATTCCTTTGGGAACGAGTTCTACAGAGGAGGGGTGTGGCAGTTCCTGACTGGCCAGAAGTTTACCGAGCCGGTCGTTGTGAAGTTAAAAGGAAGATAA